The nucleotide sequence gtacattccacacttgtttatcaaTAGGAATAGtgaaaagccccttcctaaatgccaccGTCCAAGAGCTTTGTGCTCTCGTGGCAAGTCTTTCCTGTCTCTCCAACCTTCAGCCTAAATGCTCGTAAGTCACATCACCCCAGCCCACacccaaattttcccatgatggcatgtttactcaagccaaatttttttcatgacatgatggtcctGTCATttggattgtttttttctttttttatataaataatttttcataTAGTAAAAAAATGTAGAGTAATTACCTCTTTACAACTTTGAGTTTAAATGTCTATCCAATCCAAATATATTTTGTGATAACCGAAACAGAAACAGATTCATGGCAGTATATTTCATGTTCTCTTATTTTGAAATAGTGTAAAAAAAAGTGCagaagtaattataattataaaacaactacaaaaaatgtatatcattAACACAAAATGAGTCCTAACACAGCAAACCTTTATCTCTAAGACTAAGGCAAAAGAGAACCAACTTACACATTATACCAAATAATCAGTATAATAAAGAAATACCTTTCACAACACCAAACACAGAAAAGGGACTTACTCAAAATCAAACTCTTCCATAGTTCCAAGGAGCTGGTACCTGGTAACCTTCAAGTGATCAACATAATCTTCACGTTCTACTATCGGCTGATGGATCTTGGATACCACAGAAGATAATACAGTGCAGGGGGTTCTCACACCTTCTGACAGTGTTACCGTTGGGTTGAGGAGGTATTCGTGCAGGTGTGGGTGTGGAAGGAGAGCTAAGGTAGCCACTAATGAGGTCACTTGGAGATTGATGTCATAGTCCTGTTAAAATGCAGTGTCATAAATAACTGTTACTGGAATGGTGATACTGTGACctcttttatcatcaacatcataattagtTTTTccttaaaagataaaaatgtgttcataatataaatatttacaataatgactTCAGTTAAATTCATAACAACTTTCTCTActagatgaaaaaatatttttcatacacTATAACAGCATAGTTAAAGCCTATGATATATAACATCAATATAATACCTTAATCACAAAAATATGTACTGGagtttaattttaaaatatgtattattaATCTGTATACCATTACATTACTAACAATATCCACAACAACTTCATATCTTTAGAGAAGCTTAGATATGTAATCACTAACATGTTAACCCAAAAGTGCCAAGTGGTGTTGTTTGAGTAATTTTGCttacacatggatggcttcaCAAGAACTTACTAAGAAATAAGTTACCAGTTGTACCTGATTTTACctatttagtatcatcattataacattatcaatattaataaaagtaatgaaactaaattctttcaataaaaaaaaatcaaggaaagggataaaagaggTGAGGTACACATAGTTATTGACTCCTCGGTATCTTACGTATCTCTGTAGTCATCTTCAAGTAAAcctaattaacaaaacaaaaccacactAATCAGTGAATGTTAACTTGCACTCCTGGTGTTAACATGGTTATTAATCATATTCTTTCCTACATTTGTTTTCCAGGTGCTATGAAAGTtatatattttagtgtttttttcattatgtttagtcactatatatatatatatatatatatatatatatatatatatatgtatgtattgctaATTTCAGCAGCTTTATCTTGTTCTTAAATACTTTATTTATAGGtcttgggtgtgggtgtgggtgtgggtgtggatatgggtgtggatatgggtatgggtgtgggtgtgggtgtgggtgtgggtgtgggtgtgggtgtgggtgtgggtgtgggtgtgggtgtgggtgtgggtgtgggtgtgggtgtgggtgtgggtgtgcatgtgcgtgggtgtgcatgtgcgtgagtgaatgtgagtgtgaatgtgagagtgtaagtgtgtgtgtgagtgtgagtgtgagtgagtgagtgagtgagtgagtgagtgagtgagtgagtgagtgagtgagtgagtgagtgagtgagtgtgagtgtgagtgtgagtgtgagtgtgagtgtgagtgtgagtgtgagtgtgagtgtgagtgtgagtgtgagtgtgagtgtgtgtgtgtgtatatgtgtgtgtgtgtgtgtgtgtgtgtgtgtgtgtgtgtgtgtgtgtctgtgtgtgtgtgtgtatgtatgtatgtatgtgtgtgtgtgtgtgtgtgtgtgtgtgtgtgtgtgtgtgtgtgtgtgtgtgtgtgtgtgtgtgtgtgtgtgtgtgtgtgtgtgtgtgtgtgtgtgtgtgtgtgtgtgtgtgtgtgtgtgtgtgtgtgtgtatacacacagatctcTAAATATAAAGCAAATGCTTTGAGCCACTGGAATCATCACCTACTTGAATGAGGATGCTGACTCTAAGTCAGCAATTTTAAGCCTACCTGATCAGGTAAGTGTTCCAGGAAGTCCATTAGCATGCGCAAGAGAGGACCCTCATAAAAGCTGCTCCCTTCTGCTTCAGGTCGAGATTCACGGGAAGCAGTGGAGGAGGAGTCAGATGGACACTCAGGTGTCACTGCCTCTCGTGGCCAGCCGAAGGAGACACAAGACTGAAAGGAATTAAATGCCTGAGTCAAAATGTGCTCTATAACTCCCAGATCATCTTCCATGCTTATTTTCTTGTACACTGGCATTCATACTAATTGCAGCAATGATGCTTACTTATAAGACATTTCACTTTAACAAATGATTTAAAGGGGAGTTAATCACTAAACTCCACCAGATTTTTATAAGTAATTTGGAGTATCATTAAAAATCATCATGCACCCTATGATATGAAGCTTAATTGTCTTTGAAGTTACGTTTTGTGTTACTGCCCTTAGCAACCTGGGGGTTCCCCAATacaattatgtttttgttttcttggctTGTAACTGTAGATACCAACTGAACTTTCTCCTATTATTTTCTTGATCTCTGTGGATTTCTCATTTAAACAATAGCTAAGTATGTCACCTAAACTTTGTAGAGCTGATAGATAGTGTCAGGAGTAAATAGGAGTTGGCACAAATAAGCATTCCCCCTTTCATCTAATGAGCTTAAATCATTACTTTGGTAAGTATTCTAAAAGGTACATATGAATTTGACTGTCATTCAGTACTTAATGTGTTCATTAGATCAGTAATACTATTAGTTCAGTAGAGTATATTCACTTTATAGCATTAAAGCATCACATTCATGAGTCTTATGTCTTTAGCACTCAAGAATGCATTTATTTTTGATAccatcttttgttttttcttctttctatccttctttaaTTTGAAAAGAAAACTGCATCTTAGAGGTTTGCAATGAACACGTTACTAGATAGATAACTTTAAATacaattttttaaataaaagacaTAAATTTATCCTTCAGTACAGGACTTACCCGACACACATCTCTATACTGCCGTTCAGCATCTGCCATGTAGCTCTCAAAGTCATCTTTGTTGGTAGAGCGCAATTCTTCAGGTACAACCATCAAAAACCTGAACATATGAAGataaaaacataattattttGAATGAACACTAATACCTAATCCAAGAACTTTACTTACAAAGGACAACTGATTTTAGAAATGTATTATGTTGCATGAAGCATTATTCAGTGAGTAATTCAGTTTACTCAGTATGGTCCTACTTGACATAATTAGTTGAGTGATACATAACATTTTTCATCACTCCCCACCAAAAAGAACTCAAGATgcaccaataataatgaacaaattaAAAACAGTTACCCGGCAGAAAGCCATCCCTTTAACTTACATATAATATCACGTGCTTAATAGCTGTTAAGTCAGACTCATTGTACAAtgcattaatagtattagtaattttTTTAAGTTGGATCCAAAGATATTATGAAAAACAAATGTAAATTCACTCTTAAGGTTTAGAAAATATGTATGACAAATCCAAATGCCTTATGACAATCTTAACAAACCAGTATTATGTGTTCTGTAAGGATCACAGTACCCAAAATACTCACCTTTTGACAATTTTGTTAATGTTAGTAGGAGCCAAAGTCCTACTGATGGGTACAGATCCTGGAGATGTCTCGCCTGTGTGTACACCATCAGTTTGATTATGCTTTACACAACTATGGTTAGTTTCTGAAGAAGTTTCTGATGACAACAAggcaaaaagaatgaaaatgttaCTCAATTATTTGCTTGTAAGGAACTTGAAATTAAAACATCtaatcatgtgtatatgtatacatatttgaaaagCTCAATTTGATGTAATTATCCCCTATTTTGTTATTAGCAAAGCTTGAATCTGATTCCTTCcaaaaattattatttctttttttgtcttttctaatCATTGCCTTATATGTTAGTGCAAGTTACGAAAAGAACCACCAGCTCCTTTAAAATGTCTCAAAACTTTTACTTCTgaagtttttaaaaaattaagCAACGAACTTCTATTCAAGCAGAATGCACTTAACCAATTCTCATTTTttctaaatattaaaaaatatatattcatggtaCAAGAACCATATCCTCTTAGTTATCTATTTCTGATCAGCTGAATATACCATTTTGGGCCAGACATTAAACAAAGACAATATAAGGTTAACTTTTTTTAAACAACTAGCTAAGAATAAAAATGGGACTATATTTACCtatattgcaataaaaaaaagtcctataattaaaaggaaaaggaaaaaatctaaTGTACCTTCTCTATGTTTGtatctttcatcttcttcatctgacCATGAGCTTTGTTGATGTTCAGCGGCAGAAGAGTCATGATAGCCTCGCGTCATGACATAGTTCAGCACCAAGGATTGTACTGCCATGCTGCCTGGTTTCTCTATCATAACCTGATCAAGAAAGTGTACAAGAAAACACACTTATTTGTTGTTTAGCATTCCCAGGAGTCGAAAATGTTCCTGATATCAAAACAGGGTTTTATATGCTAATTGCTTGTAGATGGTGTaactaattaaaataaaatggagGTTTCACATTGATCTctctaatattaccattataaatcaAATACTGATCAATATCATCCATCATATTCTTTGCCAAAAGATAATTTGGACTATTTAGCATGCAATAATCAATTAATTATGAATTGAATCAATGAACtaacattattttaatattttcatacgatcatacataaatacatacatacatacatatcaatctatctatataattttctcCATATAATcaaccttttatatatttatatatatatatatatatatatatatatatacatacatacatacatatatatatatatatatatatatatatatatatatatatatatatcattgcaaaggggaggcacagAGTGATGTCACTGCACATGTGCATTTGTATGCACCCAGCCTACAAGCCCCAAACCCATCAGAGCAACCACTCACAAGAGCCTAATACCCATATTTTGGTTTATGTGATTGCCATGAAGCCTCCAGATTTAATGGATTAAAATCATCAAGCTCATAAATGCCAAGGTGCACCATCAAGAGAAAATGCAGTTTGGATGTAATCAAATCAGAAATTATCAACTAACCTGCAGCAATCTGAGGGCCTGTATTTGTAAGTGGTGAGGGGGTTGCTGACACAGCTTCATCACATGGTGTCTCATGGCACATTCATCTCCTTCCAACTCCACACTATCTTCACTCAACCAAGATATTGTACCTTGTGGAATACATGATGTTAATATTCTAAAACTAATTACAGTAAAGCAAATGCTTTCCAGTCCCAGCAACTTTTTAATGAAATCTACTAACTCTTGTAAAAATtatcaaaaatacaaaatattaaacatttgcatacataaacaACATCTACATCATGATAAAACTAACTGTTAACAAGGAGTGGTGATGAAATAGAGGTGATGATTTTGGCTGTGATTGCCAGGTAAAGAGATACtgtatcctcatcttcattatttaaCATTCCACGTAGGACACCTTCTAAGAACACCTCTCTTATGGTGCTGCAGATACTTGAACCTAAAGTGCCATCGCATGCACCCacaaactgtaaaaaaaattatatatataataataatttacatatttccatacaaatgatatataaaaaagtattagACAATGCCATTCATCCCCCATCAAAACACCTAAATACATTTAACTTATATATTGCACCTCTCACCTTATCACAGAATGTTAGCCAATTTAAGAAGGCAATCACTTCTATTCTCCCTGGGAATTCTCccacatcatcttcctcttcactaTCACTCCCTTCCAAGGCCTCTCCTCTAGAATACAAACCATCTTTGTTGAACATATATCTGATAATGACTGATAACACTGCCACAGTCTGTTTACAACTGGAAAATTTTGCAtctccactaaaaaaaaaaaaaaaaaaaatactgatgtgCATGTGGATCTAGAAAAAAGACATGAATGCAGACCCATATATGGGTATGAATGTAGATGTAGGTCTTGGTGTGAATGTGGAAGCAGATACTGGTGTGCATATGAATTTGCATGTGGATGTAGAGAAAGATGTGGATGTAAATAAGGATGTGAATGTATACAGATATGGGCGTAGGAATGAATATTAATGTGGCATGtgaaatgtgaatgtgaatgctgatgtgaatatatgtgtaggtgtgaatATTGATGAAGATGTGGATAAACATGTGACTGTAAAGAGATATGGATATGGATCTGTATGTGGATGTGGATCAGGATATGGATGTTAATGTATATGAAGATGTAAATTTAGATGTGAATGTAAATTTGGAACTAGGTGTTGAAGTGAAAGTGAATGCGAATGCAAATATTATTGTGAATTTGAATATGAGTGTGGATGTGAATTTGATTCTGAATACATATTGATTGTGAGTGCAAATATAAATGTCAATGTCAATATCAATGTCTACATCAATGTTGATGTGGATGCTTGTGTGCATAACAAAAATTGAATTAAATATAGATGTGGATTTCACCTAACAAGTGTAGACAGCTTATCAAAAAATCTATTAACCTAACACCTGAACAGAATCCTTCATAGAGAATACGGATGCCAAAGTAAATGTGGAGACAAGCAAGGGTAAGAATGTAGATGTCGGTGTGAATGTGGAAATGGAAGTGAATGTAACTGCACAAGCAAATGCAAATGTAGCTGTGGATGTGTATGGGAAACATAGTCAAAGTATATACAGCTTCTCAAATCAATATCAGGATTATAAGAAAGAATTAAATAATAACACTGACTATAGAACCAGACTCAGGGATTTATTCCCTTTTGACCAGGCCTACGTGCACTATCTGGGGAACTTGAGGAGCTAGTGCTAAGCTTTATATGCCCTTATCCTGCTTATTTTTTCATGGATAATGATCATATGTGATCATGTTCAAAATTTGCTAAATAGTGTACAGTTATAAAATAAAAGGATTTTGAAGATAGCCTAGACAGGTCTACAAAGGATTTGCAATCACTTGTTAATAGGAAGTACACATTATATGAAGAGTATAGATTGAAATTTGTGTGTGATAATATTCTAAGATAATTAAGCCTGAGGCCTTTTCCTTCAATTTCCTTCCATAATTTCCTTCAAGTTTTTaggtgtacatagatatatcccCTTCTATTAAAAAATCAGCACATATAAATTATGCTATATAGGGATTATACACTATCCTACATATTAACAAACTTTCCCATCACACTGACTTGCTTTTCTCTGTTAGTGGAATGTCCTCTATCAAGGCTGGCTCTGTATCCTTAGGAATAGCATCAGATGCAGTAACCAGTCGTGATGCCAAgtagtgagggaggagggtatgTCTTGCTATTGTTGAACTACTGTGTCCTTGTCTAATACTGGCCACTGACACAAGGCAGTCATGAGCCATAGAGGAGATGCGAGAATCCTGGGGGATCAAAGACAAGATATTAAAATGAGCTGGATATACTCACAGTATCACTATTTGTAATCATAAATCTGTACTAAATATATCATCAAATCATGAATTCACTGTACTTACTGCACTATGACACATGTTCAATAGGGCATCAACAAGAGGAAATTTTGGTTGTGATTTCTGTCCAGCTGATGAATTCTGTTCATCAGCAGATGTGCCATTTGCAACTTCATGTGTAGGGGTTGGAGGGAAGCTGTCATCTGGTGTGAATCCACTGGGGACTCCTCCAGTTATTGCTATTGGCTGAGGGGAAGATTCAGAATGATGTTACAAAAAACAAAGGGGAGATACTacatggaaaggaagaaaatataattacCAGTTGGTTTTCAAATGAATACAGAAAAAGCAAATGTACCTGAATGTACAAGAGGATGATACTACTATCCTGTCGAATTTTTTCACAAAGAGTAGAAAGGAATTCCATCTCTTCATGCTCATAGGGTGATGCTCTCATTTCACAGCTAGCTTTCACCATCACCTGCAAAAATTAAAGTAACAAACAAAATTAACTTTCAGGAATAAAAATATCAAACCTTCATCATACACAGTCTGCATAGCTAGAAATTCACAATAAAAAGTGACAAGATTGTATTCTAGAACATCTGTCCTCATGTGATAGCCCTCTAAGACAACTAAGCCTTTACttactgtatacatttatattcactgTCCTACATGTATAACAAAATAAATGGGTTATTCATCTTATTCAGTTATA is from Penaeus chinensis breed Huanghai No. 1 chromosome 36, ASM1920278v2, whole genome shotgun sequence and encodes:
- the LOC125044713 gene encoding FHF complex subunit HOOK interacting protein 2A-like isoform X2; this encodes MSCVEIFGFVLNETLCRTSRKRKHDPVMFSRISDALQAAADVVAPPCPRVEDLRYHWTQLSIICQRCQHNEGQTPAIEETHVPRHLTQMLKMLVAEEREQRVGGPLSPCMEYLVQEKVLATLASHARADRPLGIRQHAYVFLVGVLNHLHHSHLHHGPVHKPLQVMVKASCEMRASPYEHEEMEFLSTLCEKIRQDSSIILLYIQPIAITGGVPSGFTPDDSFPPTPTHEVANGTSADEQNSSAGQKSQPKFPLVDALLNMCHSADSRISSMAHDCLVSVASIRQGHSSSTIARHTLLPHYLASRLVTASDAIPKDTEPALIEDIPLTEKSKGEALEGSDSEEEDDVGEFPGRIEVIAFLNWLTFCDKFVGACDGTLGSSICSTIREVFLEGVLRGMLNNEDEDTVSLYLAITAKIITSISSPLLVNSTISWLSEDSVELEGDECAMRHHVMKLCQQPPHHLQIQALRLLQVMIEKPGSMAVQSLVLNYVMTRGYHDSSAAEHQQSSWSDEEDERYKHREGETSPGSVPISRTLAPTNINKIVKRFLMVVPEELRSTNKDDFESYMADAERQYRDVCRSCVSFGWPREAVTPECPSDSSSTASRESRPEAEGSSFYEGPLLRMLMDFLEHLPDQDYDINLQVTSLVATLALLPHPHLHEYLLNPTVTLSEGVRTPCTVLSSVVSKIHQPIVEREDYVDHLKVTRYQLLGTMEEFDFERDDDDRKFEALIVIEEFTKELASIAYAKYRTECNG
- the LOC125044713 gene encoding FHF complex subunit HOOK interacting protein 2A-like isoform X1 — encoded protein: MSCVEIFGFVLNETLCRTSRKRKHDPVMFSRISDALQAAADVVAPPCPRVEDLRYHWTQLSIICQRCQHNEGQTPAIEETHVPRHLTQMLKMLVAEEREQRVGGPLSPCMEYLVQEKVLATLASHARADRPLGIRQHAYVFLVGVLNHLHHSHLHHGPVHKPLQVMVKASCEMRASPYEHEEMEFLSTLCEKIRQDSSIILLYIQPIAITGGVPSGFTPDDSFPPTPTHEVANGTSADEQNSSAGQKSQPKFPLVDALLNMCHSADSRISSMAHDCLVSVASIRQGHSSSTIARHTLLPHYLASRLVTASDAIPKDTEPALIEDIPLTEKSKGEALEGSDSEEEDDVGEFPGRIEVIAFLNWLTFCDKFVGACDGTLGSSICSTIREVFLEGVLRGMLNNEDEDTVSLYLAITAKIITSISSPLLVNSTISWLSEDSVELEGDECAMRHHVMKLCQQPPHHLQIQALRLLQVMIEKPGSMAVQSLVLNYVMTRGYHDSSAAEHQQSSWSDEEDERYKHREETSSETNHSCVKHNQTDGVHTGETSPGSVPISRTLAPTNINKIVKRFLMVVPEELRSTNKDDFESYMADAERQYRDVCRSCVSFGWPREAVTPECPSDSSSTASRESRPEAEGSSFYEGPLLRMLMDFLEHLPDQDYDINLQVTSLVATLALLPHPHLHEYLLNPTVTLSEGVRTPCTVLSSVVSKIHQPIVEREDYVDHLKVTRYQLLGTMEEFDFERDDDDRKFEALIVIEEFTKELASIAYAKYRTECNG